The Hyla sarda isolate aHylSar1 chromosome 3, aHylSar1.hap1, whole genome shotgun sequence genome contains the following window.
tgtcgtatttccagggcTTCCATTTCAACCGATACAGAAATTAAACAGGACTATCACCCCAAGATATTTCTACACAAGAtctgcaattttatttattttttaagtatttctgtttttctttttagatgAATTGCGTGGTGGTTGTTTAGCTCTGGTGAAGCTGTCCTATATGTGAACTACAGTGTTGTACTTTATAAGTTTCCTATAGCAACAAGAGTCTATATTTAGATGGACagattattggggagatttatcaaaacctgtgtagaggaaaagtggtgcagtgacccatagcaaccaatcagatctcttctttcatttttaaagaggcctctgagaattgaaagaagtgatttgattggttgctatgggcaactgcaccactcttcctctacacaggttttaataaatctcccccatctgtTTCTAGGCTGATGTATAATGTGTTACAGAGAGAaggcaattttaaaggggtactaccgtgctgacaacttatcccctatctaaaggatagggaataagttgcctgatcgggcggggtcccactgctggggacccccgcgatctcgcacgcagcaccccgctctcatcaggccctggagcgaacatcgctccgggcctgatgactgccgatcactggGCAGGAGTATCTTGACGTCACGgcgctgtctcgccccctgccatagtcttgcattgaggggcggagcgtgacgtcacacgggggcggagctgtgacgtcactatcaccggccccgtcatcagacccgggtggatgttcgctctggggcctgatgagagcggatgctgcgtgtgagatcgcgggggtccccagcggcgggaccccgtgcgATCAGCCAACTTtagatcccctatcctttagataggggataagctgtcagtatggtagtacccctttagtaACTTGTCATCAGCTTCATACTGTCTAAATGATCAGGATATCTGCTATAACTTCCTCTAAGGGTATGGTCacagtgcggaattccgcaagtaaaagtccgcacagtgaacattaccatcagtgtgaatgggtcttccgcgagactcgttcacactgcggaatttcagcggcggacaattccgccgctgaaattgttccgcgcaaagaaagaacatgttcattctttgcgcggaagtccgctagcactgcatagccgtcaatggtgacggcgcagtgccgcccggtcctaccaccggctgccagtctgaatctctgctcgctgaattcagcgagcggagattccgttctcacactgtagtgtgaacataccctaaaaggcaTTCAGAAAAATCATAGTTTAAGAACAAGGAGAAAAGTCATGAGGGTGGTCCCAGTGTCTTCTGCCTGCCCTGCTAGGCTTTACTAATAGATCTCTCCCTGTGGAAAAATATTTTCTTAGGTTTAAAAAAGGTCCACTCCATAGTTGCTGTCATTGAGAAAAAACAAGTAATATTATGAGTTTTCACTGATATAAAGATACACAAGGTCTTGCTGGTAACTTTACACATTCCTGAATTTAGTATATCTTAAGATCAAATGGAGTTACAGGCCCTTAGCCTATCTCCATATGGAATTGATGGAGCTGTCCTATCTTCTGTTAGGTCTCTAATACGGCATGAAGCTTAAAGATCGTACACTAAAGGCATGCTTCTAGCTGTATATTTTAGAATAAATAGaatggttatatattattatttttttttttattattttttttttttaggtggtatTGGCAAGGAAGTAAGTCTGATGCTTATGTCCGTTTTATGTCAAAGAATTACCCTCCAGGCTTCAGGTATGAAGATTTTGGGCCTCTATTTACTGCTGAGTTCTATGACCCAAAGCAATGGGCAGACATTTTAAAGGAGTCCGGCGCCAAGTATGTTGTCCTCACTTCAAAACATCACGAAGGTAAATGTTGAGGGTTTactactacaatttccagcagaaTTCAGGCTATAGGCTGTCATAAAAAAGCTCATGTCTACTAATGTACATGAAGTTAAATTATGGAGAGGTTGCATTTTCTTTCAGGTTATATTGTATAAAACTCCTGTGCGGAAACACATGAGCAGTTTACTAAAATGCATCTGAATTGGAAAAATAATGCAACTTTGCTAATGGTCTTgattgtaaaaatgtattttcttagtTTTCTGACAGTTTTTTACAGACCTACACATGGTGTTTTGTTGCCATACTTCTATTCCACACTCCTAAATAACCCATCAAATTTATCTTGGCAAGCAGCAGAGGAAAGACGGATGGGATATGGATTTCACACAGAAGATATGATCGGCTGCAGACTCAGATTGAGTGGCGAGCTGTGGAATAAAGCAACAAAGTAACAGGAATGTCGTTACCCCAGCGAGTTCTGTGCGTGAGCCATATTCTGATTAATGATGAAGGGGCGGTCAAGAGGACCTGACGGAGAGATCAGCTGGCTCTTGAAATgttttgtccattttaaaaaatttttagaaTTTATGATCTTCTATCTCTGTCCAGATTCGGTCTGTACTTTTGACAATTagctcctctgtagtatacatccttAGATTTGTTTGGATTGCCTCTTGATCATTGATGGTCAGACTGGACCGCAGGTTGGACCAAGCCAGCTCCCAGACTATTATATGTACTTGAATGCACATATCGTTCATGTGCCTAAAGTGTAACacctaaggccatgtttacacttCAGAATTTCTGTGCCTGATTCCGCATTGTAGCAGAGTCCCTTTGAATTTAATCGGATTCTCCTGCGCTGTGCACATGACGGAATTTCCGCatagaatgcatagctgtctgagatagaaaggggtactccggtggaaaacatatatatatatataatatttttttttttttttttaatcaactggtgccatagcaGGAGATGttacctatggggattttctcctgctctggacagttcctaacaaagacagaggtgtcagtagaggtggtctgactgaaaagaacttatctttaccgtgaggactgtgaatttatggaacggtctacctcaggaactggtcacagcaggaacaattaacagctttaaaacaggattagatacatttatggaacaaaataacattaatgcttatgaagaaatataaaatcccatcccttccccaatatcgcgccacacccctaccccttaattccctggttgaacttgatggacatatgtcttttttcgaccgtactaactatgtaactttacaacttttttttgagcatacagcagctgataagtactggaaggattaagatttttaaatagaagttacctgtttaactttctagcacaagttgatttgaaaacttttttttcccaccggagaacccctttaatagcacatGTAGCGCCTctatatgttcattctttgtcccttctctgttttggtttattTATGTTTCAGTTAATAGGATTGCTCTAAAAGTTGCCGTGGCAACTCTACCGCCCAGCATATGCAACGTTCCTCCTCACCGAAGTTTGCAGAATCGGTGGCAAGGCAATGTTGAAGTTACACTTTACTTTGCCTCAAGGCATTAGTTATTTGTTGTGGGGTTTTCATTttcaaacaaaataataataattttttttttctaaaggatACACCTTATGGGGCTCAAAATTTTCTTGGAATTGGAACTCCATGGATGTTGGATCAAAGCGTGACCTAGTTGGTGAGCTGGCAGATGCTATCCGGAAGAATACAGATTTGCACTTTGGACTTTACCACTCTCTTTTTGAGTGGTTTAACCCTCTTTTCCTAGCTGATAAAAACAATTCTTTCCGAACAAGCTATTTCCCAAATAGTAAATCGTTACCTGAATTATACGAAATTGTAATGAAATATAGACCAGAAATTCTTTGGTCAGATGGCGATGGTGATGCCCCATCTACCTACTGGAACAGTACTGGCTTCTTGGCTTGGCTCTACAATGAAAGGCAAGTTGaccattttgtgcagaaatttttaTGGAATGTCAGATTACTGGGGTAAAATAGTTTGGACCTCCAAGATGGAAAGGTGGACAACGTGGACAAAATTGGTGGTACTCTTTAAGGCATTCTGGAGTGAAAAAGGTGCTGCCCAGTGTCAGTAAGCTTGGTCTCAGTTGCAGGTCATGGGTCCTCTAACAGAATAATGACCCAAAACACCCAAGAATGGTTACGCGCAAAACTTTGGACTATTCTAAAGTGGCTTCTATGAGCCCTGATCTAAATCCTATCGAACAACTGTAGAAGGAGCAGAAACATGCAGTCTGGAAAAGGCACACTTCAAACCGAGACAGCTGGAGTAGTTTTCTTAttagcagggccggattaacgtaggggcagaTGGAGCGGCCCCTGCATTAAAATAGGCCCGGCGGCCCACACAAACGGCCCGCACAGACCGACAGGCGCAACTCCCTACTCTCCAGCCTCGACCGCAGGGAgtgaagtttaaaaataaaacacttcCTTTGGGCTCCAGCGCTGCTTCCGACTAGTCCCTGCTGCCCCTTTAAAAGAGGGGGCTGATGGGGCTGGTCTTGTGCCAAAGACATTGCAGTTGATTAGTTAATAGTCCCTGCCCGCCCTCCCCCGGCTGCTCACCGCAGAGCTGAAGAGACACGGCAGAGAGAGACACTGCCTCACagctgtacagcctctgcggtctttATCTTGACTCCATGTGAGCGGAGCTCCATCCAATCTGGCAGTCTCCGACCTGCAGAGGCGGCCATCAGTGCGAAAAAGAAGGTCAGAGGGTGACAAGCTCTGCATTCAGTCACTAACTGTATACCAGTGACTGTGCTGTGCCCTCTgccctatatatatttatatgttgtagtatatGCTGTATGGGCCAGCCAGAGAACACAGCACAATCattgatatacagcagtgtttcccaaccagggttcctccagctgttgcaaaactacaactaccagtttgccgtagttgtagttttgcaacagctggaggcaccctggttgggaaacactgatatacagtgacataatactgctgggctatatacatcagctgtgctgttcccactgccctggctgctatACATAtgcatgcgtgtgtgtgtgtgtgtgtgtgtgtgtgtgtgtgtgtgtgtgtgtatatatatatatatatatatatatatatatatatatatatatatatatgcatgtatatagcAGCCATGACTGTGGGTACAGCATAATTAATGTATATAACCCAACAGTATTATGTTACTGTATATCAATGACTGTGCTGGgttctctgccctgcctggcccatatatcgtatataatatatgtagtatGGGTCAGTTCAGATGACACAGCACAGTCATTGGTATACAGTGACATAATAATGCggggctatatacatcagcttccctgtactgtgcccactgccctggctgctatatatttgcatataaacatatgcatatatatatatatatatatgtgtgtgtgtatttatgcatatatatgtatgtgtgtatatatatatatatatatatatatatatatatataccgtataatagtaaccagggcagtgggtacagcacagtcACTGTATATAGCCccgcagtattatgtccctgttctCGCTGGCCTATACTGGCCGGCCTATACATGgggacaaaaaagtgtaaaaaaattataaatcacatgtatttacttttttttaacaccttccctaataaagtttgaatcaccaccttttctaatttttcaaatgaaataatgtaaaaaaaaaacactataaacatatgtggcatcgccacgtgtgcaaatgtccgaactaatataatataatgttaattgaGTTACACAGTGAAAGGCAAAAGCGTGAAAAAATATCATCAAAGTCCAGAAGTGCGTAATTTTGGTCGGAAAATAAAACACGGTCAAAAGGTGTCATCAGAATAAaaatggtcctgataaaaacttcagatcacagcacaaataaataagccctcgtatagccctgtatgcggaaaaataaaagggttataggggtgagaagagacACTTTAaagcattttcatttttgtacAAGAATTGTTTTAAAGTAGTTAAATAGAAATAACCTATAtaaatggggatcattttaatcgtatggacctacagaataaagattaagagtctttttaccgaaaagtgcactgcatagaaacggacaccccccaaaagttgctaaatggtatttgttttccacttttgccctccttgtatactggtattattggtgattTTGGTCTCGATGTACTAGACAGAATTTGCCATCTCACAGACGATCGGATCATTATGTGACGTCTGCAGAAAATGATGCAGGGGCCTCATGTCCCAGttacgcctaaggcctcacaaattctagagccgcctctggttaaCAGTAAAAGAGGACTGGCCCTGCGATGTCCCAGGCCGGCCCACAGGCTTACCTACGGCCCTGGTGGTGACGTGGCTGCGTAACCTGCTGACCTGCTTGCCCCACGTGACATCAGGGTAGCGTAGGAGACACCTACGCACAcacacgcaaaaaattagccctaatacatcctcatatgcggaaaaataatgataggacatttttaaacatataaattttccttcatttatttatgattttattgtatggacctacagaataaagataagatgtaatttttaccgaaaaatgcactgcgtagaaacggaagcccccaaaagttacaaaatggcattttttcttcaattttgtcgcacaatgattttttcgttttgccatagattttttggtaaaatgattaatgtcactgcaaagtagaattggtggcgcaaaaaataagccattatatggatttttagttggaaaattgaaagggttatgatttttaaaaggtgaggaggaaaaatcgaaaatgcaaaaacagaaaaaaacgctgagtccttaaggggatatactTGGTTACTCTTTATTGATGATAATGTTTATTGTTCCTTGCaataatacattttattcatATCTTTTATATTCTTTACCCTTTTTAGCCCGGTTAAAGATGTCGTAGTAACTAATGATCGTTGGGGATCTGGCTGCATTTGTACACATGGTGGCTATTACACATGTAGTGACCGCTATAATCCTGGCCACCTACTACCTCACAAGTGGGAAAACTGTATGACTATTGACAAGCGCTCCTGGGGATATCGGAGGAATGCATTCATTTCCGAATTAATGACAATTGAGGAACTGGTACAGGTAGGCCTAAGAAAAAAGCAACACAATTGATAGACTTTAATAATTGTAACATTTTATTTAGTTATCTGGGATTACACAGCATATGGTCTGTTCTTACATTAGGTATGTCACTAAGAGGGGTCCTAGTTGATCTGCTGACTGAAGTAGTTtcttttagggatcgaccgatattgatttttttagagccgatacaataacctgtgaactttcaggctgatagccgataatttatactgaTATTCTGCGCATTTTAATCCCAaacgccgccacccacttctctccccctgcctgtcatgGGGTCCTGAGTcgaaccaccaccgctgcccgccGTGtgtgtccaaccaccaccgctgctgtcctgagtccaaccctgCCGCTTTGCACAATGGAGATGGAGAAGCTGCTGAGTGAGTTCAGCCCCAGTCGCCCCTCCGCAGCCCTACCCCGGCCCTGCACTCTGCTGCCCTGCGACCAGAGTGCTGTCCCCGGTCACAAGCCTGGCCTTCACCATGAACAGACTCACCGGCCTGGGGATAtaattataattacctgttcctggggtccgcgctacttctggctcctgcggcgtcatgcgctgttgctgtgcgctgcgcaatgaagagtgacatcctcaacgcgacgtcaccgtcggtgcgcacagtgacagctctagAGGCTGCTggagccagaaatagcgtggaccctgggaacaggtaattataaaaccggggatgggggaggcaatggggcagcggcggtggttggactcaggacaggcagggggagaggagcgggctgcggtctctggccccgcaaaagctgctgcagttcattgatttaaagcgcccacattatcggcaaggtaattgccgatactgataacttAGAAAACCGTGAATATTggtcaaaccgataatcggtcgatccctagtttctgTATATCAATGCATCTTGGTCCCACACATATCAAGAAAATGTGAAGAAGGTGTGTGTCCAAAATGTCCAAAATGCGATATGGAAGAAGCAGACTTGGTCCACATGGTGTGGGCATGCCCAAAATGACATTCTTTTTGGGAAGAAGTTTACAAAACAGTAGAGGCGAAAATGAGAGTAAAAATAACATTTGATATTAAAACTGCGGTTTTGGGGATGGGACTAAGGGAGCAGGAGAAGAACAGTGTTTATTATTAAGGTTTTTGATTTAGCTAGAATATTTATTCTTAGAAGATGGTTCGCACCCGAGGGTCCAAACTGTACTGAATGGCAGAGAGAAGTAgaacaaatgagaagatttgagAAAATCTATTATAGAGGGAGAAAGCTGGGCCCGAAAATAGAAAAGGAATGGAAGAACTGGGAGGAGGTAGCTTAGCTGGTGGCGGGTGGGGGAAGGGAGGGGTaggagggtaaggggggggggggtttaggagTACTTGTATATTTATCTGTGTTGTGTAATGATGTAATGATGTATTCTTATTGTATGAAATTAAAACTAAAAATTTgggaatattaaaaaaaaataaaaaaggtgtgtGTGTTCAGGGCACCCTAAGCAATTTAATGCCAGTAAAATCTCAATTGTTT
Protein-coding sequences here:
- the FUCA2 gene encoding plasma alpha-L-fucosidase; its protein translation is MLPLLAALLLAPVQFGGARVSYEPTWESLDSRPIPDWFDDVKFGIFIHWGVFSVPSFGSEWFWWYWQGSKSDAYVRFMSKNYPPGFRYEDFGPLFTAEFYDPKQWADILKESGAKYVVLTSKHHEGYTLWGSKFSWNWNSMDVGSKRDLVGELADAIRKNTDLHFGLYHSLFEWFNPLFLADKNNSFRTSYFPNSKSLPELYEIVMKYRPEILWSDGDGDAPSTYWNSTGFLAWLYNESPVKDVVVTNDRWGSGCICTHGGYYTCSDRYNPGHLLPHKWENCMTIDKRSWGYRRNAFISELMTIEELVQELVETVSCGGNLLMNIGPTHDGRIPVVFEERLKQMGKWLKVNGEAIYSTKPWTAQNDSVTPGVWYTCRPQEQAVYAVFLKWPLSWKIILGEPNPFIGKTEVQLIGYEGTLKWSPLGEKGMIVSLPTLNPSQMAVQWGWTLKVTYLKEAVLSPRHQT